A stretch of the Gracilinanus agilis isolate LMUSP501 chromosome 4, AgileGrace, whole genome shotgun sequence genome encodes the following:
- the AURKB gene encoding aurora kinase B: MQFAKRSILMTLPSIGNLAFHFKSALDIFHPQSSLNTLPLSIFRKEIATPSATLLMHRSRGLLELSGAQPAALPSRIGLDNSNVKSNQAVRHLKIEDFEIGRPLGKGKFGNVYLAREKNSQFIVALKVLFKSQMEKEGVEHQLRREIEIQSHLRHPNILRLYNYFHDRRRVYLILEYAPRGELYKELQKSRTFDQLRTATIMEELADALIYCHKKKVIHRDIKPENLLMGLRGELKIADFGWSVHAPSLRRKTMCGTLDYLPPEMIEGRTHDEKVDLWCIGVLCYELLVGNPPFESSSHSETYRRITKVDLKFPSSMPSGAQDLISKLLRHNPSERLPLTQVLEHPWVQTHSRRVLPPCSPQPAH; the protein is encoded by the exons ATGCAGTTTGCAAAAAGAAGCATCTTGATGACTTTACCATCTATTGGAAATCTTGCCTTCCATTTCAAATCTGCATTGGACATTTTCCAT ccTCAGTCCAGCCTGAATACCCTGCCCCTGAGTATATTCCGAAAAGAGATAGCGACTCCCTCTGCAACCCTCCTCATGCATCGTTCCAGAGGTCTTCTAGAGCTTTCAGGTGCTCAGCCAGCAG CTTTACCTAGCAGGATAGGACTGGATAATAGCAATGTGAAGTCAAACCAAGCAGT GCGTCATTTAAAAATTGAAGACTTTGAAATTGGGCGGCCCCTAGGCAAGGGCAAGTTTGGGAATGTGTACCTTGCTCGGGAAAAGAATAGCCAATTCATTGTGGCACTGAAGGTTCTCTTCAAGTCTCAGATGGAAAAGGAGGGTGTAGAACATCAGCTCCGAAGAGAGATTGAGATCCAGTCCCATCTTCG gCACCCCAACATCCTTCGCCTCTATAATTACTTCCATGATCGTCGTCGGGTTTATCTGATTCTGGAATATGCGCCTCGGGGAGAACTCTACAAGGAACTGCAGAAGAGTCGTACATTTGACCAGCTACGCACAGCCACG ATCATGGAGGAGCTTGCAGATGCCTTAATCTACTGCCATAAGAAGAAAGTGATTCACAGAGACATTAAACCTGAGAATCTACTCATGGGACTTCGAGGAGAGCTCAAGATTGCTGACTTTGGCTGGTCTGTCCATGCCCCCTCTCTTAG GAGGAAGACAATGTGTGGGACCCTAGATTACCTTCCCCCTGAGATGATTGAAGGACGTACACATGATGAGAAGGTGGATCTTTGGTGCATTGGAGTACTGTGCTATGAGCTACTAGTGGGAAATCCTCCTTTTGAAAGCTCCTCTCACAGTGAGACCTATAGACGGATCACCAAG GTGGACCTGAAATTCCCTTCATCTATGCCTTCTGGAGCCCAGGACCTGATCTCTAAGCTGCTCCGGCATAACCCCTCAGAGCGACTTCCCCTCACTCAGGTCTTGGAGCACCCCTGGGTGCAGACTCATTCCCGGAGAGTGCTTCCCCCTTGCTCGCCCCAACCTGCCCACTGA